One Thermicanus aegyptius DSM 12793 DNA segment encodes these proteins:
- the cas5c gene encoding type I-C CRISPR-associated protein Cas5c → MQQRARVQVKIWGEYACFTRPEFKVERISYPLITPSAARGVLESIFWKPEFRYEIRRIGVLQLGKQEAILRNELMSKQGRNPILIENDRAQRTSLILKDVAYLITADIVLKPRAADPVFKYRDQFNRRVERGQYHHTPYLGTREFAAYFSPVEADTATQSIDLDVGTMLFDFAFIEDESRREVDFLRHDGTGTRVASGFAQPLFFEARVEEGWLNVPQDKYMELYRLEGKDAL, encoded by the coding sequence ATGCAACAACGCGCGCGCGTGCAGGTGAAGATTTGGGGAGAATATGCTTGTTTTACCCGGCCCGAGTTTAAGGTGGAACGGATCAGTTATCCGCTGATCACGCCTAGCGCAGCAAGGGGAGTGCTGGAATCCATCTTTTGGAAGCCCGAATTTCGCTATGAGATCCGTAGAATCGGCGTGCTGCAACTTGGCAAACAGGAAGCCATCTTGCGCAATGAGTTGATGAGCAAGCAAGGCAGAAACCCGATTTTGATAGAAAATGACCGCGCGCAGAGGACAAGCCTGATTCTAAAGGATGTAGCTTATCTGATCACAGCGGATATTGTTCTCAAGCCGCGGGCGGCCGATCCGGTATTTAAATACCGCGATCAGTTCAACCGGAGGGTGGAGCGAGGGCAGTATCATCACACGCCCTATTTGGGAACACGCGAATTTGCCGCTTATTTTTCCCCGGTGGAGGCTGATACCGCAACACAATCAATTGACTTAGACGTGGGAACCATGCTGTTTGATTTTGCTTTCATTGAGGATGAGTCGCGAAGGGAGGTGGATTTCCTACGGCATGATGGAACAGGAACGCGAGTAGCTTCCGGGTTTGCGCAACCGCTGTTTTTCGAGGCGCGGGTCGAAGAGGGCTGGCTGAATGTGCCGCAGGATAAATATATGGAGTTGTACCGATTGGAGGGAAAAGATGCTTTATGA
- the cas8c gene encoding type I-C CRISPR-associated protein Cas8c/Csd1, whose protein sequence is MLYELIELATKLQKDQKLPPASYKSKSVTWVIDLSGDKPYLKGPFKKGEYRSVEAPDRQRSGRVSLDNLKPYLLLDDARYVLGIPENPENKTKVDESELMHQGYVQLLQEAYAKTGVGELAKILEFLNQPLPEEFRQKIKAKDIVTFQTNQEMLPFERPDIQRFWSEYLAENLLSDDEAECSICGKKKAYVRYIPNPVMVFGQSCQLTSFNSASFKSMGKDQTNNVPVCFSCATLTVDTFNYLLRETHHHTVLLRNERDPLRSQIAVYWLKQPTKMDWNGIVVDQKLLAAPIQNLVFDEEVKRRVPPPELGQLQELVKIPWTSREQALRIDEASFYMAILSANKGRLVVREWIHTSVLRLLDSLGQYLDAIRIIHPNGEQDKLLPLPAILQALEVSDANLVRQFMHTIYQGYAPPNQLLIAAHQRFRLPQVLTDKTETWRYHALASVFKLVLTYGKEEAKTMESLNPGYLKPSYLCGRLLAVLEEIQQRASGFKVGSTIVQRFYGAASTAPASTFGPLLRLATTAHLPKVSSEMARLLEEVIRHLDEAGGFPSTLSMKQQAEFGLGFYHQRAEFSSKRKK, encoded by the coding sequence ATGCTTTATGAACTGATCGAATTGGCTACAAAACTGCAGAAGGATCAAAAGTTGCCACCCGCCTCTTATAAATCGAAATCAGTAACCTGGGTGATTGATTTGAGCGGGGACAAGCCTTACCTTAAAGGGCCATTTAAGAAAGGAGAGTATCGGAGCGTTGAGGCACCGGATCGTCAGCGCTCAGGAAGAGTATCATTGGATAATTTGAAGCCTTACTTGTTATTAGACGATGCCCGGTACGTGTTGGGCATTCCGGAAAATCCGGAAAATAAAACAAAAGTGGATGAATCGGAGTTGATGCATCAAGGATATGTCCAGCTTCTACAAGAGGCTTATGCCAAAACCGGTGTTGGAGAGCTGGCCAAGATCTTGGAGTTTTTAAACCAACCGCTTCCAGAGGAGTTTCGACAGAAAATCAAGGCAAAAGATATCGTTACATTTCAGACAAACCAAGAGATGCTTCCTTTTGAAAGGCCGGATATACAACGATTTTGGTCGGAATACCTGGCAGAGAATCTGCTTTCCGACGATGAAGCTGAGTGTTCCATCTGTGGTAAGAAAAAGGCATATGTGCGCTATATACCTAATCCTGTTATGGTGTTTGGTCAATCGTGCCAACTGACTTCGTTTAACAGCGCATCTTTTAAATCAATGGGTAAAGACCAGACGAACAATGTGCCTGTCTGTTTTTCCTGTGCCACTCTAACCGTGGACACATTCAATTATTTATTGCGAGAGACTCATCATCACACGGTCCTACTTCGAAATGAAAGAGATCCTTTGCGATCGCAGATCGCGGTGTATTGGTTGAAGCAACCAACAAAAATGGATTGGAACGGGATCGTCGTAGACCAGAAGTTATTGGCAGCCCCGATCCAAAACCTGGTTTTTGACGAAGAAGTAAAGCGGCGGGTTCCTCCACCGGAGCTTGGCCAATTGCAAGAGTTGGTCAAAATTCCTTGGACAAGCCGTGAGCAAGCATTACGAATTGATGAAGCCTCTTTTTATATGGCTATCCTCTCTGCCAACAAGGGCCGCCTTGTGGTCAGGGAATGGATTCATACGTCGGTCTTGCGATTGTTGGACAGCTTGGGTCAATACTTGGACGCGATACGCATCATTCATCCAAATGGGGAGCAGGATAAGTTGCTGCCGTTGCCTGCTATTCTTCAGGCGTTAGAGGTTTCTGACGCCAATCTGGTCAGGCAATTTATGCATACAATTTATCAGGGATACGCCCCTCCAAATCAATTGTTGATTGCCGCTCACCAGCGCTTTCGTTTGCCGCAAGTCTTGACAGATAAAACGGAAACGTGGAGATACCACGCTCTGGCCAGTGTTTTCAAATTGGTACTCACATACGGAAAGGAGGAAGCGAAAACGATGGAATCTCTCAACCCTGGGTATTTGAAACCGTCCTATCTTTGCGGTCGCCTGTTGGCTGTCCTGGAGGAAATCCAACAGAGGGCTTCTGGTTTTAAAGTGGGTTCTACCATTGTCCAACGCTTTTATGGTGCGGCATCCACCGCGCCGGCGTCCACTTTTGGTCCCCTCTTGAGGCTTGCGACAACGGCGCATTTGCCGAAAGTGTCATCCGAAATGGCGCGATTGTTGGAAGAGGTGATCCGGCATCTGGATGAAGCGGGGGGTTTTCCTTCCACGCTCAGTATGAAACAACAGGCGGAATTTGGGCTAGGCTTTTATCATCAACGGGCAGAGTTTAGCAGCAAAAGGAAAAAATAA
- the cas7c gene encoding type I-C CRISPR-associated protein Cas7/Csd2 — MDPKKRHEFVLFYDVKDGNPNGDPDAGNLPRVDPETMHGIVTDVAIKRKIRDYVANVLNRKIFIQSQSALNSLIFKAYQEIGVELAEISLSEEEQENTLLIEWLFGLEEAGITLEEDKLIYAAEDVKEKDIRNKLLEGLEEAGFKQELESILKNIAKRLAQAANNMKIDEETRRNAQNTLCKKYFDIRVFGAVMSTGLNAGQVRGPVQLTFSRSIDPVFPWDLTVTRIAITKESDRRRKKTEMGRKPLIPYGLYRTHGFFNPFLAEKTGVTSEDLEDLWDALTNLFDFDRSAARGEMNVRGLFIFTHENGKGAAPAHQLFELVKAERRMDVQVPRSFEDYVIQGPVSKREIDVPLEGFPGITVTRLV; from the coding sequence TTGGACCCGAAAAAGCGACATGAGTTTGTCTTGTTTTACGATGTCAAGGATGGAAACCCGAATGGCGATCCCGACGCGGGGAACCTGCCGCGCGTAGATCCCGAAACGATGCATGGTATTGTCACCGATGTGGCGATCAAGCGGAAGATACGCGACTATGTGGCCAATGTTCTTAACAGGAAGATCTTTATCCAAAGCCAATCAGCACTAAATTCGCTCATTTTCAAGGCTTATCAAGAAATTGGTGTCGAATTGGCAGAGATATCGCTTAGTGAGGAAGAACAAGAGAATACGTTGCTCATCGAGTGGTTGTTCGGTTTAGAAGAGGCTGGAATTACATTGGAAGAGGATAAATTGATTTATGCGGCTGAAGATGTCAAAGAAAAGGATATCCGGAATAAATTGCTTGAAGGACTTGAAGAGGCAGGCTTTAAGCAGGAGTTAGAATCGATCTTGAAAAATATTGCGAAACGTTTGGCACAGGCAGCCAATAACATGAAAATTGACGAGGAAACACGACGAAACGCACAAAACACATTGTGCAAAAAATACTTTGACATTCGCGTATTTGGGGCTGTTATGTCGACAGGTCTCAACGCGGGACAAGTTCGAGGGCCTGTGCAATTGACTTTTTCCCGATCCATAGATCCGGTTTTCCCTTGGGATTTGACAGTTACCCGGATTGCCATTACCAAAGAGTCGGATCGTCGCAGAAAGAAAACGGAGATGGGGAGAAAGCCTTTGATCCCATACGGATTGTACCGCACCCATGGTTTTTTCAATCCATTTTTGGCGGAGAAAACAGGTGTCACTTCGGAAGACTTGGAGGACTTGTGGGATGCTTTGACAAATTTATTTGATTTTGACCGTTCGGCGGCGCGTGGAGAGATGAATGTGCGCGGGTTGTTTATATTTACACATGAGAATGGAAAAGGAGCTGCTCCGGCACACCAGTTGTTTGAGCTGGTAAAGGCGGAACGTCGTATGGATGTACAAGTACCGCGTTCTTTTGAGGATTACGTGATCCAGGGACCTGTGTCCAAAAGGGAGATTGATGTCCCGTTGGAAGGATTTCCTGGGATAACAGTGACTCGGCTGGTATAG
- the cas4 gene encoding CRISPR-associated protein Cas4: MDWADDGWIMLSALQHYVYCPRQCALIHLEQTFEENIFTLRGNRVHERVDTPDDEQLPDRRVERALPIWSERLGLIGRADCVEFLSDGTPYPVEYKIGKRASKQADQVQLCAQALCLEEMFGLPVPKGALYYYQSRRRLEVEMTRTLRNLVEQTVSHVREMLQMQHLPPPVNDTRCRDCSLQEVCLPQVSASLNISAWLSEDGS; the protein is encoded by the coding sequence ATGGATTGGGCGGATGATGGGTGGATCATGCTTTCTGCTTTGCAGCATTACGTGTATTGCCCACGACAGTGTGCTTTGATCCATCTGGAACAAACTTTTGAAGAAAATATTTTTACATTGCGGGGCAACCGAGTACATGAGCGGGTAGATACCCCAGACGATGAACAGTTGCCCGACAGGCGAGTTGAGCGTGCGTTGCCGATTTGGTCCGAACGGCTAGGGCTTATCGGCCGTGCCGATTGTGTTGAATTCCTCTCGGATGGAACGCCGTATCCGGTAGAATACAAAATAGGGAAGCGGGCATCCAAACAAGCGGATCAGGTACAACTTTGTGCCCAAGCGCTTTGCCTAGAGGAAATGTTTGGATTACCTGTACCGAAAGGAGCTTTATACTATTACCAGTCAAGACGGCGCTTGGAAGTGGAAATGACAAGAACTCTTCGAAATTTGGTGGAGCAGACAGTCAGCCATGTGCGGGAGATGTTGCAGATGCAGCATCTTCCTCCGCCGGTCAATGATACCAGGTGCCGTGACTGTTCGCTGCAAGAGGTGTGTCTGCCGCAAGTATCTGCTTCCTTGAATATTTCCGCGTGGTTAAGTGAGGACGGATCATGA
- the cas1c gene encoding type I-C CRISPR-associated endonuclease Cas1c, translating to MIKTILNTLYVQTQGSYLHLDHETVIVEQEGEKALQVPLHHIGTIVMFGNVLISPYLLGRCTDQGISVIWYDVYGRFSARAVGRTNGNVLLRRAQHQVLNDEKRALKLASRFVIGKLRNSRSVVQRAIRDYPDSKTSLEKAAKQLNQCIRDVDKQVTIDELRGVEGYGSSVYFEAFSSLLRTDDDFFVFELRSRRPPRDPINACLSFAYSMLTQDCISALEGVGLDPQIGYLHTLRPGRPALALDLIEEFRAYLADRFVLTLINRKQLSKSDFDMRPGGAVLLNEKGRRTFLAAYQKRKQEEIHHPIINQRVPLGLLPHVHARLLARYLRGDVADYVPFIMR from the coding sequence ATGATCAAAACAATACTCAATACCTTATATGTCCAGACACAGGGATCCTATTTGCATCTAGATCATGAAACGGTGATTGTTGAACAAGAAGGAGAAAAAGCATTGCAAGTACCTCTACACCATATTGGTACAATTGTGATGTTCGGAAATGTTTTGATTAGTCCATATTTGCTGGGTAGGTGTACTGATCAAGGTATTAGTGTGATTTGGTATGACGTTTATGGACGTTTTTCCGCTCGTGCGGTTGGGAGAACTAATGGGAATGTGTTGTTAAGACGAGCACAGCATCAGGTTTTGAATGATGAAAAGCGGGCATTAAAACTCGCATCACGTTTTGTTATTGGCAAACTCAGAAACAGTCGGTCAGTAGTGCAACGAGCGATCCGTGATTATCCGGATAGCAAAACGTCGCTAGAGAAAGCAGCTAAGCAGTTGAACCAATGTATACGCGATGTGGACAAGCAGGTTACAATAGACGAATTACGAGGGGTGGAAGGGTACGGTTCTTCTGTTTACTTTGAAGCTTTTTCCTCTTTGCTAAGGACGGATGATGATTTTTTCGTTTTTGAACTTCGCTCTAGACGCCCGCCTCGTGATCCGATCAATGCCTGCTTATCTTTTGCGTATAGCATGTTGACCCAGGATTGTATTTCAGCCTTGGAAGGGGTGGGATTGGATCCTCAGATTGGATATCTGCATACGCTTCGTCCGGGCAGGCCGGCCTTGGCCTTGGATTTAATTGAAGAGTTTCGGGCATATTTGGCAGATCGTTTCGTACTCACTTTGATAAATCGAAAGCAATTGTCAAAAAGTGATTTCGACATGCGCCCTGGTGGCGCTGTACTTTTAAATGAAAAAGGACGCCGAACTTTTTTGGCGGCATATCAAAAGCGTAAACAAGAAGAAATTCATCATCCAATTATCAATCAAAGGGTACCATTGGGGCTTCTTCCTCATGTACATGCTCGTTTGCTTGCAAGGTATTTGCGAGGAGATGTTGCCGATTATGTACCATTTATCATGAGGTGA
- the cas2 gene encoding CRISPR-associated endonuclease Cas2 — MSSLDILVTYDVETQEKSGQRRLRKVATICQNYGQRVQKSVFECRVTQSQLEDMEHQLLKVIDKERDSLRIYLLYGDRNRVTRVYGRDDYIDYDAPIIL, encoded by the coding sequence GTGAGTAGCTTGGATATTCTGGTTACTTATGATGTTGAAACCCAGGAGAAAAGTGGACAAAGAAGACTTAGGAAAGTGGCAACTATTTGTCAAAACTATGGACAAAGAGTACAAAAATCGGTGTTTGAGTGTAGGGTCACACAATCGCAACTTGAAGATATGGAGCACCAACTGTTAAAAGTTATTGATAAGGAAAGAGACAGTTTGCGGATCTATCTGCTATATGGGGATCGGAACAGGGTAACCCGAGTCTATGGTAGGGATGACTACATTGATTATGATGCTCCTATTATTTTATAA
- a CDS encoding lantibiotic protection ABC transporter ATP-binding protein, producing MPEVILETKGLKKYYGRQLAVNQVSLRIPRGSIYGLLGPNGAGKSTILKMLTGLLRPSGGEIYVFGEPWQRKHLERIGALIESPALYGNLTAVENLLVHTRLMGLPKERIKEVLETVDLKDTGKKPASRFSMGMKQRLGIAIALLGNPELLILDEPTNGLDPVGIQELRELIRSFPERGMTVILSSHILSEVSQLADHIGILSDGELKHQSKISHDINLEELFMDVIRGEKR from the coding sequence ATGCCGGAGGTTATTCTGGAAACGAAAGGCTTGAAAAAATATTATGGGCGTCAGCTTGCGGTGAATCAGGTTTCATTACGAATTCCAAGGGGTTCCATCTATGGACTGCTTGGTCCCAATGGAGCCGGGAAATCAACGATACTAAAGATGCTTACAGGATTGTTACGCCCATCGGGAGGCGAGATCTACGTGTTTGGGGAGCCCTGGCAGCGAAAGCATCTGGAACGAATCGGTGCACTCATCGAGTCCCCGGCCTTGTATGGCAATCTGACGGCGGTTGAGAATCTCCTCGTTCACACCCGATTGATGGGCCTTCCCAAGGAAAGGATTAAGGAAGTTCTGGAGACGGTCGATTTGAAAGATACGGGGAAAAAACCGGCTTCCCGGTTTTCCATGGGCATGAAACAGAGGCTGGGAATCGCCATCGCTCTTCTGGGAAATCCCGAATTATTGATTCTGGATGAGCCCACCAATGGTCTCGATCCCGTAGGGATTCAGGAATTGAGGGAATTGATTCGTTCCTTCCCCGAGCGAGGGATGACCGTCATCTTATCAAGCCATATCTTGTCGGAAGTGTCACAGCTTGCGGACCATATCGGCATCCTCAGCGATGGAGAGCTCAAACATCAGAGCAAAATAAGCCATGATATCAACCTTGAGGAATTATTCATGGACGTGATTAGGGGGGAGAAGAGATGA
- a CDS encoding lantibiotic immunity ABC transporter MutE/EpiE family permease subunit: MMKILRAESVKYRRTFTRRLVFFAPLFFILIALLQKLFMPVNYLKPWRLLLVQAYNWWPVLFIPLGIALFAVLVASQEKRAGNYRNVKVHPLSPSLIWAGKMIMMAFHTLLATLVLIAAVLISGLITAEGEVPWTEVFAGGFILWVTSLVLIPIQLWAATWKGTLLSMGVGLIGMIAGVVAAPETYWIYVPWSWPTRLMAPIIGVHPNGVPLEASDPLRDPSAIPIGIGLSLAAFILFTLMTSMWFHRREIR, from the coding sequence ATGATGAAGATCCTGCGGGCGGAGAGCGTGAAATATAGGCGGACTTTTACCAGACGTCTGGTCTTTTTTGCTCCCCTCTTTTTTATCCTTATCGCATTATTACAAAAATTATTCATGCCGGTGAATTATTTAAAACCATGGCGGCTTCTTCTCGTTCAGGCTTATAATTGGTGGCCGGTTCTATTTATTCCCCTTGGGATCGCGCTCTTTGCCGTCTTGGTGGCGTCCCAGGAAAAAAGGGCGGGCAACTATCGCAATGTAAAAGTGCATCCGCTCTCTCCTTCGCTGATCTGGGCAGGTAAAATGATCATGATGGCCTTTCACACCTTGCTGGCAACCCTGGTACTGATCGCAGCCGTTCTCATCTCCGGTCTGATCACCGCAGAAGGAGAGGTGCCATGGACGGAGGTTTTTGCCGGAGGGTTCATCCTATGGGTTACCTCGCTCGTGCTCATACCGATTCAATTATGGGCGGCTACTTGGAAAGGGACTCTTCTCAGCATGGGCGTCGGATTGATCGGAATGATCGCCGGAGTAGTGGCTGCACCGGAAACGTATTGGATCTATGTCCCATGGAGCTGGCCGACGAGGCTTATGGCTCCGATCATTGGGGTTCATCCCAACGGAGTTCCCTTGGAAGCGTCGGACCCCCTGCGTGATCCTTCCGCCATCCCCATCGGGATCGGTTTGTCATTGGCGGCTTTTATTCTCTTTACGCTTATGACTTCCATGTGGTTTCACAGGAGGGAGATTCGATGA
- a CDS encoding lantibiotic immunity ABC transporter MutG family permease subunit, whose protein sequence is MMEIMISEWMKTKRTTIRWLTFLPPFLLFASFLWYFSRRVITLETQISMFQAFFQVWTALVIPLGAGLLSGLLVHQEELAGRFVGFLINKYPRRDLYLGKLTLIVLLASVSTLLATLILVMGFDLISDIPISYSPFFAAAIMAIIGSLPLLAFHLWVSFAWGMGASIGIGGGGMLLSALMATNLGNSIWPYVPWGWPIRLAGLTGAYLLYVPGMKSPPEMISSGFIRDQMIKGLVPAVLVLIAMVVGGVIWFQRWEGRKAYE, encoded by the coding sequence ATGATGGAAATCATGATATCGGAGTGGATGAAGACGAAACGAACAACCATACGGTGGCTAACATTTTTACCCCCTTTTCTTTTGTTTGCCTCGTTTTTATGGTATTTTTCTCGAAGGGTGATCACCTTAGAAACGCAAATTTCCATGTTTCAAGCCTTTTTTCAGGTTTGGACCGCTCTGGTGATCCCGCTGGGCGCCGGATTGCTATCCGGGCTTTTGGTCCATCAGGAAGAACTGGCCGGCAGATTCGTCGGCTTTCTCATCAATAAGTATCCGCGACGGGATCTCTACCTTGGGAAGCTCACCTTGATCGTCTTATTGGCATCCGTGAGCACTCTGCTGGCAACATTGATCCTTGTCATGGGATTCGATCTCATATCGGATATACCGATCTCTTATTCACCTTTTTTCGCAGCCGCGATCATGGCGATCATCGGTAGCCTTCCGCTGCTGGCTTTTCATCTATGGGTCAGCTTTGCGTGGGGCATGGGTGCCTCGATCGGAATAGGCGGTGGGGGAATGCTCCTCTCCGCACTGATGGCGACCAATCTGGGCAATTCGATCTGGCCCTATGTGCCTTGGGGATGGCCCATACGGTTAGCGGGTTTAACGGGAGCCTATCTACTCTATGTCCCCGGCATGAAATCCCCGCCTGAAATGATCTCTTCCGGTTTTATACGGGATCAAATGATCAAAGGATTGGTTCCGGCGGTTCTGGTTCTCATCGCGATGGTGGTGGGCGGGGTCATCTGGTTTCAAAGGTGGGAAGGCAGAAAAGCATATGAATAG
- a CDS encoding response regulator transcription factor, producing the protein MSRILIIDDEEDLVHLLKDSLEGKGHQVFTAYDGETGVKKARVQQPDLIILDIMMPGMDGYEVCRKIRDEVLCPILFLSAKQSEADKLRGLALGGDDFLIKPFSLKELMARIEAHLRREMRAIFLNQSHQRVWIHIGKLSVDLKSRQAKIDGNDLPLTRREFDILELLLMHPGQVFSREQIYEKVWGCDAEGDSSTVTEHMKNLRAKIAAFDPDTEYISTVWGIGYRFEKVMG; encoded by the coding sequence ATGAGTCGGATTCTTATCATCGATGATGAGGAAGATCTGGTCCATTTGTTGAAAGATTCCTTGGAGGGGAAAGGGCATCAGGTATTCACAGCGTACGATGGGGAGACCGGGGTTAAAAAGGCCCGGGTACAACAACCGGATCTCATTATTCTCGACATTATGATGCCCGGCATGGACGGATATGAAGTATGCCGGAAAATAAGGGATGAGGTTCTTTGCCCAATCCTATTTTTAAGCGCAAAACAGTCGGAGGCCGATAAGCTGAGGGGGCTGGCCCTTGGAGGAGACGACTTTTTAATCAAGCCCTTCAGCCTGAAAGAACTGATGGCTAGAATTGAAGCCCATTTAAGAAGAGAGATGAGGGCCATTTTCCTGAATCAATCCCATCAAAGGGTATGGATACACATCGGAAAGCTCTCGGTCGATTTGAAGTCAAGGCAAGCGAAGATCGATGGGAATGACCTGCCGCTCACCAGACGGGAATTTGACATTTTGGAGTTGTTGCTCATGCATCCGGGTCAGGTCTTTTCAAGGGAGCAGATTTATGAGAAGGTGTGGGGATGCGATGCGGAAGGGGATTCATCCACCGTCACCGAACATATGAAAAACTTGAGGGCAAAGATTGCGGCTTTTGATCCCGATACGGAGTATATCTCCACGGTGTGGGGCATTGGGTATCGATTTGAGAAGGTGATGGGATGA